CATGCAGGGCCGGGAGGTCTTCAAAAACGCGGTCCGGGCCATGGAATCCGTGGCCTTTGAGGCCCTCAGGGCCAACGGCCTTTCCCCCTCGGATATCGCCCTCCTCATTCCCCACCAGGCCAACATCCGCATCATTGAGTACCTGCGCGAGCGTTTGGAGCTCCCCGAAGAACGGGTCTTCGTAAACATCCACAAGTACGGCAACACCTCCGCCGCCAGTATCCCCATCGCCCTGGACGAAGCCCTGGAGGAAGGACGCCTTAAGGAGGGGGATCTGGTCCTCATGGTCTCCTTCGGCGGGGGCTTTACCTGGGCGGCCGTGGTCCTGAGGTGGTAAGTCTTTGGATTTCTTCTTCGGTAAGCTCCCGATATTCTCCGGGACGGAGATTCCCTAGCGCAAGCGGCCCAAAGCGCATCCGGAGGAGGTGCTTTACCTTTAGTCCCACCGCAGAAAGGAGCCTCTTGACCTCGTGATATCGCCCCTCGGTAAGGGTAATCTCCAGGAGGGCCTCCCCTTTTCCCCTTTCGAGAATACGCACCTCGGCCGGCCGAAAGCGCTCCCCGGCGATTTCCATTCCCCGGCGCAGAGGCTCCAGGGCCTTCTCGGAGACCTCCCCTGAGACCCGCACCCGATAGACCCGGGGCACGGCATATTTGGGATGGAGCAGGCGATGGGCCAACTCCCCGTCATCGGTCACCAGGAGAAGTCCCTCGGCGTCGCGGTCAAGGCGCCCTACGGGAAAGAGCCGCTCGTGCCGGGGGATCTCCCGGAAAAATTCCATGACCGTAGGAAGCTTGTCGGCAGTGGAAGTGACGTAACCGGCAGGCTTGTAAAAAAGAAAGTAGCGCTTCCTGGCCGGAGGGGAGACCGGCTTTCCGTCTACCCGGACCTCCTCACCGGGCCCTACCTGATAGGCCGGATCCCGCACCAGCCGGCCGTTTACCGTTACATGCCTTTTGAGGATGAGCCTTTTGGTCTCCCGGCGGGTACCGTAGCCGGCCTCGGCCAGATACCGGTCAAGCCGCATGGCTAAAAGATTATCCCGGCCGCGGCCACGGAGACCAGGGAGCCCGGGCCAAAGGGCACGGCCTCCTGGTGGTAGATCTCCCCTTGCCGGGGGGCTCCCTCAAGGAAGCGGGCCAAAAAGGTGAGACAGGAAAGGCCGCAGATCTTAAAGGGAAGGCTGGCCCGGGCCTCGGCGAGAAAACGGCCATAGTCTCCGGAAAAGAGGGCCTCAAGCAGGGCCCGGTCCCGAGCCACGGCCTGGAGACCCTCGGCCGGGCCTGCAGGCTGGGGGTCCCCGTAGCGCAGACCCAGATGGGCAAAGTCTATCCCCAAGACGAGATAGGTGTTCTCGTCCCAGAGGGCGCGCAACCCCTCAAGGAGGGCCTGATATCGGGGCTCGGCCTCAAAGGGATCGAGCCCGGAGGCCAGATAAGGCTCCACCGGGCCGAAAAGAAAGGGCACCACCGGCACCTCTCCAAAGAGGTACCTTAAAAAGAGGACCTGAAATTCCAGAGAATGTTCGTTGCGGTGGGCGAACTCATCGGGGAAAAGCTCCGGCACCCTCCGGGCCAGGGCCTGCACCAAGGCCCGATCCACGGGAACACGGCCCAAGGGGGTCTCGAAGTCCTTGGTAAGGAGGGAAAAGGGGCGCTCGAGCTGGTGCCCGGTCCCGAGGAGGATCACCCGGGCCCCTTGGGGAAGCCGGAGACTCCGGTAGGCCTCGGCGTAGGTCCGGGCCGCGGAGGAGAGATCCAGATGGGGGGCCAGAAGGACCCGTGGGGATCTGCGGGAGGGAGAGGCCGCCTCCAGGATCCCGGAAAGAAATTTCTGCAGGGCCTCGGGTTCGGCGGGATAGGAGCGACCGGCACAGGCCGGGGCCCTGGAGGGGGCCTTCCTCCAGGCAGCCTCGACTTCAGCCTTGCGACGCTTAAAGGTCTCCCCGTCCAGAAAACCATGAGCCTCAAGTTTTTGGACCAGGGAAGCCACCTCTTCAAGCATCACCAGACGGCCCAGGGTCCGGGTGGCCACCACCTGGAGATCCCGCAGGCTGTGTCTTCCGTCCATGGAGGCCAGAAGCGGGGCTACCTCCTGGGGCAGGACTAGAAAATTCTCAGTATAGCCCAGGGGGTCGCGCAGGAGAAGGGAAGGCCGACCCCGCCACTCAAAGGGAAAGATGTCGAGCGGCCGCAAAACCGGGGTAAAATCCGGACTCATTCTATCCCTCCGAAATCCTCCGGCCCCAACTCTCGCACCGCAGCCTTCACCTTCTCCAGGGCGTCGTAGTACTCGTCCTCAATAGTCCGCACCCGCACTCCATAGGCCCTCTGGATGGCCTTGCGCACGATCTCTCCCTTAAGAAGGGCGTTGGTCCAGCCGAGCTCCCCGTATTTGGCGTTCACCTCCTGGTTGACCTCAAGGAGCTTCTGGGCCCGGCGTCGGCGTTCCTCGGCGGCCTCGGAAAGGGGCTCCTCCAGAAAGCGGTCGATCTTGGAAAGAAGACTCTCGTAAAAACTGGCCGGAAAGCGGGGCTCAAACTCCTCCAGGACAAAACCAAAGGTAATGAACTGGGGCTCCTTAAAGTAGGTGTAAAGATCGGCCTCGATGGCCTCCGGGCTTTCCCGCAGGAACTCCTGAAAGAGCCGGTAGGCCTGTTTGGACTTCTCCTTGACATTGGGGGGCTTTTCGGTGTTGAACTCCAGGATATGGAGATAAAGATCCTCCGGGGCCACCACGGCCACAATCTCCCAGGCCCCGAGGTCCCGCATGGCCTCCAGCCGATGGCGCCCGTCCACCACGTAATAGCGGCCGTCGTGGGGACAGACCACAATAGGGGTCACGAACCCCAGCTTCTCGATGGCCAGCTCCAGGTGCTTTTTGAGCCCCTCGGAAAGATCGCGCTGAAAGGGGGGAACCTCCACCTCCTCCAGGTCAAAGACCGCCAGAATAAGGGGCATCTTTTTTACCGGATCCTCGAAACGGGCCAGCTCCCGCATCCTCTCACCCCCTCTCAAAGATTTCGATCCAGGATCAATCCCCGGTAGAATTTCTCCGGCTCGGCCAGGAGCCGATACCGCTTAAGGCCCCCTCCTCCCACAAGAGAGAACTCCGGGGGCTCCGCACCCCGCACCTCCGGTCCTCGGCTCTCCCTGGGAGGCCCTTTAAAAGGGATAAACATTCCGCTATTTATGTAAAGAGGGGCGGAAAGGGCCAGATGGAAAATGGTGATAAAGGAAGCCATGGCCGAGATTAAAGTTTTTGGGGTCTCTTACCGATTATAATAAAGAGGTAGTGTGAGATGAAGGTCCCGAGAGCAGAGGCCAGCCTGGTGGCCCGAATTTATAAAATAGGAGAGTGGCCATGAAGGTTAAAGATATCCTTCCTTATCTTCAGGGTCCGGCCAAGGGAGTGGAAAGGCCCGGCCGAGGGGGAAAGGCAGAGGCGGTACGCGTAAGGGGCGAGAGGGCCGAAGGTCCCCCTCGCGAGGATCGGGTGGAGCTCAACGGGCGGGCCGTGGTGGCCGAGGCCCGGGAGAGGATGCGGGAGCTTCCTGAGGTGCGGGAGGAACGGGTGGAGGCCCTGCGGCGCGAGATTGAGGCCGGGACCTACCGGGTGGAGCCCGAACGGGTGGCCCGGGCCATGCTGGCCGACCTTCTCAAGGACATTTATTAAACCTCAGTCCTTGACCTCCTCGCCTAGATTGGCCGGGACCTCCTTGGGGCGATATTCCTCGAGAGGCTTGACCACAAAAAGGAGCTGCCCCTCCACCACGCTTTCGTTCACCTTCACACAGATCTCCTCCACCACGCACTCGAAGGGGGCGTAGATGGGGGTCTCCATCTTCATGGCCTCAAGATTGGCCATCTCCTCTCCCTTGTGGTAGATATCGCCCACTTTAAGTTCCCCGCGCTTGGGGTTGCCCAGGCGCCAGACGTTGCCCTTGATGGGGGAGCCGATCTCGTTGGGGCCCTTGGCCATGCGCACTTCCTTTTTCTTGACCCGGGGAGTGGCCACCTCAAAGACCCGGGTCTTGTTGTTCACCTTGACCACCACGTGCATGATCCCGTCGTGTTCGGCCCCCACGGAGACCAGCTCAATGGTGTAGGGTTTGCCCATAAAGTAGAACTCCACCTTGTCTCCCGGCTTGCGCAGCCCGTAGCGGAAGACCGGGGTGGGAAGCACATAGGAGGCCTCGCCGTACTTTTCGAAGAATTCGAAAAAGGCCAGGGCGTCCTTGGGGTGCATGAGGTAGATGATGAATTCCTCCTCTGTGGGTTCGCGGCCTAGCTCTCGGCGCAACTCCGCCCGGGCGGCCTCAAGGTCCAGCTCCGGCACGGTCTCCAGAGGACTGGCCTCCGTGCGCTCCTTGAGTTTCTCCTGCCACTCCTCTCCGAAGGCGCTGCGATAGACCCATTCGTCCGGCCAGCCTGCCGGAAGACGCCCGTATTTCCCCAGGATGAGGTTCTTGAAGTCCCCGGGCGCGGTCTTGAAGAGTTCCAGAAGCTCCTCCTTTTCCTCCTCGCTCATGGCCTCGAAGTCGCAGTTTTTCTCCTCCACGAAACGCCGCAGGAGGTCCAGGATGTGCCGCACCCCAGCCTCTCCGTGCTCCTTGGAGTAGCGGTTTACGATGCCGGAGCAGGTCACCCAGGTGATCTGGGAGCCCGGGGTCACGTCGAAGTATTTCACGATTCGGTTGTAGTAGCTCATGAGCTCCAGGATATAGGGCATGAGGTGGAGAAAGCCGTTCTTTTCCGCCTGTTCAAAGGAGGAGGGGAAGGCCCCACCGGGCATGCGGTGTTTGACCACCATGTAATCAAAACCCTTGAAGGGGCTTTCGGCCCAGTCGTAGTAGTTGATCCACTCCCGAACCTTCTGGACGGCAAGCTCCGCCAGGCGCACATTGAGGTTCACCTTGAAGCCGGCCTCGGTGAGATAGGCGTAGGCCGAAAGCATGGGGGGCTGGCCGTAAAAGCGGGCCAGGGAGTCCTCCTCCACATCGATGATCTTCACTCCGGCCTCCACCGCGGCCTTGTAAGCCGGAAGGGCCAGACCGTCGGTGGCGTGCCGGTGGTAATGGATGACCAGTTCCGGATACTTGTCCTTGATGGCCGAGACCAGACTGCGGATACGCTCCGGGCTCCCCACCCCGGCCATGTCCTTGATGCAAAGGATGATCTCCTCGGTCCCCCCGCACAGGGCCACGATCTCGTCCACCACCCGAAGGTAGTAAGCGTTATCCGCCCAGTCCGCATCGGTGAAAGAGATGGCCGGCTCAAAGAGCCTCTCCCGCTCCATGACCACCTCGGCCACGGTGCGCATGTTCCGGATATCGTTGAGGAAGGAAAAGCAGCGCCAGAGGTCGATGTCCACCCGGGAGACCACATACTCGATCACGTTCCGGGGATAAGGCCGGTAGCCCCAGAGGTTGGTCTCCCGAATAAGGGTCTGGAGCATGACGTTGGGCATGAGGCGCCGGTAGGTGCGCAGTTCCTCAAAGGGGCTCTCGCGGCGGTTCAGAATACCCACGTGCCAGCGGGCCCCTCCGTGACACTCCACGCTGAAAAGCCCCATCTCGTTGTAGAGGGGACAGAGGGTCTTGAGGTCGATAAGGCGGTGTCGGTTCTTGTAATCGGATTGCCCGGCATCCCGCAGGGAGGTGGAGGTGAAAAAGACCCGATCAGATTCCCGGAGGGTCTTTACGATCTCTGCCGGTTTCATCCCCGGCTTAAGGCGCACCAGTTCCATAACGACCTCCTTTACTTTGAACTGTATCCCGTGATAGATATGTGGGAGAGGATCGGCGATTACCTCTTAAAGGTAAGTCTAGTTCTGTTGGCCACTTTAGTGCTTCCTCTGCTGGTTCAACCGCATACCTCCATCTTGATCTTTCTTTTGGGGGTCTTTTGTTATACCCTGACCGTAATAGCGGGATTTTTGGCCCTGAAACGGAGGCTAAGAGATACGGTGTAAGGGGGAAGAGATGGAAAATATGATTTGGGTCTATATCGCGGCCCTTTTGGGAACGGCCATCGCCTTCTTCTTTGGGATCAAGTATGACCGGGAGAGAAAAAAGGCCCGAACCGGGGCGCGCCACGCCTGACCTCCTTTACATCCAGCTCTGGGGCCCGAGGGCCGAGATCTCGGCCACATAGCGGGCGATCTTGAGGACCTCCTCGTCCGGGTCAAACTCCTTGAAGGCCGAAACCAGTTCCTCCAGGTGCTCCTCAATGAAGCGGGTGGAAAACTCTCCGGCCCGGAATTTGGGGTGCCGGATGATGCTGATGAGAAGAGGGGCGATAGTCTTCACTCCCTCCACCCGCAGACCCCGGGAAAGGGCCCGGTCCATGACCCGGATGGCCTGATCGCGATCGGCCCCGGCACTCATGATGAGCATAAACATGGAATCGTAGTAAGGAGGAATCTCCGCCCCCTCATAGACCCCGGTGGAGATGCGGATGTTGGGCCCGTCCGGGATTTGAAGCCGGGTGATGGTCCCGAAGGAGGGGGTAAAGGTGCGCGGGTCTTCGGCGGTGAGCCGGCACTCTATGGCCCAGCGGTTGCTCTGGATATCGCGCTGATGAAAGGGGAGGGGTTTGCCCTCGGCAATCTGGATCATGAGGTCCACGATGTCCAGTCCGGTGGCCAGTTCGGTGACCCCATGTTCCACCTGAAGACGGGTATTGACCTCCAGGAAATAGAACTTCCGGGTTTCGGAGTCCAGCAGGAACTCCACTGTGCCCGCGGAATCGTAGCCGATCTCCCGCATGAGCCGCACCGCGGTGAAACAGATCTCCTGGCGCAGATCATCGTCCAGAGAAGGGGCCGGAGTCTCCTCGATGATCTTCTGGTTGCGGCGCTGGATGGTGCACTCGCGCTCAAAAAGGTGCACCACGTGGCCGTGCCGGTCGGCCACAACCTGGACCTCCACATGTCGGCCGCGCTGGATATATTTTTCGGCAATGAGGCTGGAGTCCCCAAAGGCCTTGTAGGCCTCAGACTGGGCGTGGGAGAACTTCTGGGGCAGCTCCTCGGCGCTTTCCACCTTGACCATACCCTTTCCGCCCCCGCCCAGGGCCGCCTTGAGCATGATGGGAAACTCCACCCTTTCACGCTCCATCCACTCCAGAACCGCCTCGGGGCTCTGCGGATCTTCTATCCCCGGAATGGTGGGCAAATTGGCTCGCTTGGCCAGCTCCTTGGCGGCCTTCTTGTCTCCCATGAGGGAGATGATCCGGGGACTCGGGCCGATCCAGGTAAGACCGGCGTCGATCACCCGCTGGGCGAACTCCGCATTTTCCGCAAGAAACCCCCAGCCGGGATGGATAGCATCGGCCCCGGTCTGGAGGGCGGCCTCGATGATGCGGTCCATGTTGAGATAGGACTTAAGCGGCGGCCCCTCCCCGATGTGCACGGCCTCATCGGCCATAAAGACATGGAGACTCAGCCGGTCCGGGGTGCTGTAAACCGCCACCGTAGGGATCTTAAGATCCCGGCAGGTCTGCATGATACGCACCGCCGGCACTCCACGGTTGGCCACGAGGATCTTGCGGATCTTTCCGGACATAGGACGACCCCTGGGAAAGATTTGAGGTCCCTTACCACATTTCCAGAGGATCCTCAAGACCTTCTTGCGTCTCCCTTAAGCTCGCCTATCATTTAGGTATGCGCCCCGAAACCTTGGCCTACCTCGGCTTTCTCCTTCAGGTCTTCGTAGGCTTCGTGGCCATTATGAATCCTATCGGAAATACCCCCATTTATCTTTCGCTGGTGGAGGACTTTTCCGAGGCCGAGAGACTGCGCGTAGCCCGTACCGCGGTCCTCTGGGCCTTTTTCATCGTGACCGTCTTCACCCTCGGGGGGAACCTCATCTTTCGCCTCTTCGGCATTACCCTCCCGGCCTTCCGAATCGCCGGGGGTATCCTCCTTTTCATGATCGCCTATCACCTGGTGCGGGCCCGTCGTTCCCACCAGCACCACCCTACGGAGGAAGAGGAAGAAGAGTCCCCGGAAGACATTGCGGTGACCCCCTTGGCCACTCCCATTCTCGCCGGCCCCGGGACCATCACTACCGCCCTATCCCTGGTGGGCCGTAAGACCGACCCGGTAAAGATCCTCACGGTGATCGGAGTCTTTGGCCTGGTCTGTCTCCTTACCTACCTCTGCTTTGTTTACGGAGAGGCCCTCACCAAGCGCCTACGGCCCTACTGGGTAGGGGTCATGACCCGGCTCATGGGTCTGATCCTGGCGGTAATCGCCGTCCAGATGGTTCTTGAGGGGTTGAGCGAGGTCCTTCCGCAGATGTTTATCAAATAAAAAGGGGGCCGTGCGGCCCCCTCCCATCTAATATTCCCAGACTCCGCGGAGGCTGAAGACCCAGAAGCCGTCGTCCTCAAGCCCCGCCGGATTCCAGGTGTACTGAAAGTCCGGGGTGAGGGCCAGGTGATCGCTGGCCTGAAACCGATAATAAACCTCCAGATGCCATTCGTCCCGGGCCTCGTGTCGGTGCATGTGAGGATCCAGGACCAAACGCCGGGCATACACCCCCTGGCCCTCCCAGTAGTCCTCGTAAGCGTCACTTATCCCGAACCAGGCCAGGCCCAAACCCAGCCGGTCCTCCCCCCGGCCCCACCGGGCCCCGGAGATCGAAACCCCCAGACTCGCACTCTGCTCAAAACCGTAAGAAAAATCCAGATCCTCAAGCCCCGTGTTCCAGTAACCCACCAGCTCGTCCCCCCGCCAGCCGTAACGGAAAAAGATCCCCATCCCTTCGGCCACCTCCTGGTCAAAAGAAACCCCAAAACCCCAGGCCGGCTCGTCATTTTCCGGCTCGATCCCTTTGGCAAAATAATCCTCAAGATCGTCCCACTCCAGGTGCTTTTCCCCCTGATACCACAGGTAAAAGCGGTAGTTTCCCGGCCGGCCCCAGAGCCGGGGACTTACCGCAAGCTGGGCCACCAGGAAGGGATAGTCAAAAAGGTTGTCCCAATCCGAATTCGCGTCCTCGTAGCCCAGCGTAAAACTCCACCTCTCGGCCTCCAGGGCCGCCACCACCCCGAAGCTGTAAGAGGCCCACTCCACAGCAGCGTTATTTACGAAAACCGGGCTCATAAACTGCCCAAGCTCGTCGTTGGCATACTCGTTCTGGTCCACCTCGGTAGTCACGTCTATCTTCCCGGCCCGAAGACGTAGCTTTCCCCAAGAAAGCCGCCAGTCCCTTTCATACCAGGCCTCACTCACCCGCACGTCCCCGTCCTCGGTCTCCACCGGGACCATAGAAAGCCCCTCGTCCACGATCCCCGAAAAGCTCGGCACCTCGGCCTCGGGGTTCTTGCCGGAGCCCATCTCCAAGAGCACATAGGCCCGATCCCGGGGAGAAAACTCCGCGGAGAAGGAAAGATCCACCGAGGCCGCCCCGTAGGCCTTGTCTTCGTCGGTCAGGACCAGATCCGAGGCCCCGGCGGGCTCCCGGCCCCCGTGGGCATGAAGGTTGGCCAGCTCCTTGTCCGCTCCCACCAGACCCTGAACCAGACCCGCGGCCGAAAGCCCCACCTCCACCCTTTCATACCAGGGCCGCTTTTCGGAAGGAACTTCGACCCGAGCCTCCTTTGCAGAACGTTTTTCGTAGTCCGCCAGGCGCCGTTCAAGCTCTTCCACTCGCTGGGCCAGCCTCCGGTTCTCCTCCATCACCTGCCGAAGCATGCGCTTCAGCTCCTCCACCTCCGGATCCGCCGCCCAGGAGGCCCCCCAGGCCCCAAAAAAGAGAAACCCTATCAAACAGCAGAAGAGCAGCCTTCTCATCCTCGCCCTCCCCAAACTGGATTTTATGCTATTTTTATAAAATTAGTGCTATTCAGTCAAGGACTTTCCCCCCACCAGAAGAAGGGTGAAATAAGGGGGTCTGGAGTGGGAAAGGTCCCGAGGATCTTGGTAAACTTTTTCCTCCGGGAGGCCGCAGAGGGAAACCGCCCGGGTCTCGCTAAGGCGGCCTTCCTCCTCAAGAAGACGAAGGATCTCCGGAGTCCGACGATAGACCTTATAGAGGGCGAGCGAGGAGGTCTCCCGGAGCAGCTTGCGGAGTACCCCTTCCGCGGCCAGGGCACTGGCAATAAGGAAGGCCCCCTCCCCTTCGGCCAGGATCACCCCCAGACGGGCGGCGGCGGCCTGGGCCGCGGTTATCCCCGGAACCATCTCGATCTCCACCTCCGGGACCCTCTCCCGCACCGCTCGGGCCAGGTGTCCAAAGGTGGAAAAGAGGGCCGGATCCCCCAAAGTGAGAAAGACCGCCGAACCTTTTTCCCGCAGGACTTCCGCCACCCGGCGGGCGTTTTTCTCCCAGGCCTCCTCCAGCCGGGCCCGCTCCCGGGTCATGGGAAAGGAAAGCCTTTCCACCGGGACCCCGGCCGGAAGATATCCTTCCACCACCCGCAGGGCCAGAGAGTAATCGTTCTTACTGGAGGAGGCCACGAAGATATGGACCGCCTCTTGCAACACCCTCAAGGCTTTGAGGGTAAGAAGCTCCGGATCCCCGGGGCCCACTCCCACTCCGTAAAGACGCAAGGCCCCCTCCTCAGTAATTTTTCAGGATCTCCAGCGCGCGCCGGATCTGCTTTACAAAAAAGTCTGCGGTCTCCGGATAGAGCCCCAGCCCTCGATAATAGACCCTGCCGTTTATCCGGGCCGTCACACAGTCCACCTCTTTTCCCGCCTCCTCAAGTATCTCCCGCCAGCTCTTCTCCTCCCCCTGGTCCTTTCCCATGATGTCGTGCATGATATGGTCTCCGGCCACAAGCATAAAGGGAATAAAACGCACCCGCTTTCCGGGATACCTCTTGGCCTCCTCCAGCACCTCCTCCCCTCCGGGGATACCCTCCACCGTGCCCAAAAGGACATTGGAGTAGCGGTGGCGCACCAGCCAGTCGAGACCCAGATAGGTTAGATTAGCCCCCTGAGCGGTCACGTCTGTCCCATGGGCCACCAGGATGTTCAGACCTTCTTCAGGAGGGAGGAATTCCTTTTCCACCACCGCAAGGACCTCCCGCACGTATTCCCAGCGGAAAAGAAGGGGCTCTCCCACCACGATGCGGAGATCGGGAAACCTTCGGGCCACCTCCACCACAGCCTCGTACTCCAGGCCGGGAAAGACGTGTAGGGGCTGCACCACTACCTTCCGGTAGCCCGCGGCGTAAAGCTGGGCCAGGACCTCGTGCAGGCTGTAAAGCCTTTGAGGGAGGCCCTTGCGGGCGTAAATCCGGTTCATTTTTTCCCGAATGATACTCGAGGTGAAGGCCCAGCGGATCTCGTAGCCCGGGAAGGCCTCCCGCACCTTCTGCTCGAGATAATCGAAGGTCACCCGGGCCCGGGTGGAGGTCCCAAAGGCACAAAGCACCAGGGCCGGCCTCTCCTTAAGGGGTGGATGTTTCAGGGGGAGATAGGAGAGGGCCCCCGCCCGGGCCATACCCGAAAAACCCAACAGAAAGAACCCTACCCATAAGGCCCAACTTCTACGCATAAACTCACCCCCTTGGGAAATTTTTCGGGGGCTAGCGAGGCGGGACCGCAAAGCCTTGCGGTCGGGTCGGAGTCCTCGCCGCACCCCACCGCCTTTTCGGCCCCGGGCCGGTCTCCCGGCTTCCGGATCGTCCTACTCGCCGCGCCTTCCCAGGCGGCCTGCGGGCCCTCCCGCAGGCCCACCCAGTGGCCTGTCGCCTGAAAGGCGGTGCGCCCTTCAGGCCCACCCGAGGAACCCTCGGACTTACCCTCGAGCCCTCGGGCGGGGGACCGGCTCCAGAGGTCCCCAGCGGCTTTCGTCCCCGGTCACGGTTGCGGGCCAGCGCCGGATTCTCACCGGCTTCCCGTTTCACCCCGCCGCCGGCGGGGCACCCAGGGCCGTTAATTTCATAGCACGAATTTTAGTTTCGTGTCAAGAAAACACCCGGATCACTTACCCAAGGCCTTTTCCTTTTCGGCCACCAGGAGCCGGGTGCGGACCACGGTGTCCGGAGTAAGGCTCATGGAGTCGATCCCACACTCTACCAGGAACTCGGCGAAGTCTGGAAAGTCGCTCGGGGCCTGGCCACAGATCCCGATCTTCCGCCCCCGGGCCTTGGCCGTCTGAATCACCTGGCGTACCAGGCGCTTGACCGCCTCGTTGCGCTCGTCATAGAGATGGGCCACCAGTTCCGAGTCCCGATCCAGCCCTAGGGTGAGCTGGGTGAGGTCGTTGGAGCCAATGGAAAAACCGTCAAAGATGTCCGCAAATTGGTCCGCCAGGACCACGTTGCTGGGGATCTCACACATCACATAGATTTCCAGTCCATTTTCTCCCTGCTTAAGACCATACTTTTCCATGACTCCGATGACCTTCTGGCCCTCCTCCGGGGTGCGGCAGAAGGGAATCATGATCTTCACGTTGGTAAGCCCCATCTCGTCCCGCACCCGCTTGAGGGCCTTGCACTCCAGGCCGAAGGCCGGCTCAAATTTGGGATCATAGTAACGGGAGGCCCCGCGCCAGCCGATCATGGGATTGTGCTCCACCGGCTCGTAGAGCCACCCTCCCAGGAGATTGGCGTACTCGTTGCTCTTGAAGTCCGA
This portion of the Thermosulfurimonas marina genome encodes:
- a CDS encoding pseudouridine synthase is translated as MRLDRYLAEAGYGTRRETKRLILKRHVTVNGRLVRDPAYQVGPGEEVRVDGKPVSPPARKRYFLFYKPAGYVTSTADKLPTVMEFFREIPRHERLFPVGRLDRDAEGLLLVTDDGELAHRLLHPKYAVPRVYRVRVSGEVSEKALEPLRRGMEIAGERFRPAEVRILERGKGEALLEITLTEGRYHEVKRLLSAVGLKVKHLLRMRFGPLALGNLRPGEYRELTEEEIQRLTTSGPRPPR
- the amrB gene encoding AmmeMemoRadiSam system protein B, which codes for MSPDFTPVLRPLDIFPFEWRGRPSLLLRDPLGYTENFLVLPQEVAPLLASMDGRHSLRDLQVVATRTLGRLVMLEEVASLVQKLEAHGFLDGETFKRRKAEVEAAWRKAPSRAPACAGRSYPAEPEALQKFLSGILEAASPSRRSPRVLLAPHLDLSSAARTYAEAYRSLRLPQGARVILLGTGHQLERPFSLLTKDFETPLGRVPVDRALVQALARRVPELFPDEFAHRNEHSLEFQVLFLRYLFGEVPVVPFLFGPVEPYLASGLDPFEAEPRYQALLEGLRALWDENTYLVLGIDFAHLGLRYGDPQPAGPAEGLQAVARDRALLEALFSGDYGRFLAEARASLPFKICGLSCLTFLARFLEGAPRQGEIYHQEAVPFGPGSLVSVAAAGIIF
- a CDS encoding ParB/RepB/Spo0J family partition protein, which gives rise to MRELARFEDPVKKMPLILAVFDLEEVEVPPFQRDLSEGLKKHLELAIEKLGFVTPIVVCPHDGRYYVVDGRHRLEAMRDLGAWEIVAVVAPEDLYLHILEFNTEKPPNVKEKSKQAYRLFQEFLRESPEAIEADLYTYFKEPQFITFGFVLEEFEPRFPASFYESLLSKIDRFLEEPLSEAAEERRRRAQKLLEVNQEVNAKYGELGWTNALLKGEIVRKAIQRAYGVRVRTIEDEYYDALEKVKAAVRELGPEDFGGIE
- the flgM gene encoding flagellar biosynthesis anti-sigma factor FlgM, giving the protein MKVKDILPYLQGPAKGVERPGRGGKAEAVRVRGERAEGPPREDRVELNGRAVVAEARERMRELPEVREERVEALRREIEAGTYRVEPERVARAMLADLLKDIY
- a CDS encoding biotin/lipoyl-containing protein yields the protein MELVRLKPGMKPAEIVKTLRESDRVFFTSTSLRDAGQSDYKNRHRLIDLKTLCPLYNEMGLFSVECHGGARWHVGILNRRESPFEELRTYRRLMPNVMLQTLIRETNLWGYRPYPRNVIEYVVSRVDIDLWRCFSFLNDIRNMRTVAEVVMERERLFEPAISFTDADWADNAYYLRVVDEIVALCGGTEEIILCIKDMAGVGSPERIRSLVSAIKDKYPELVIHYHRHATDGLALPAYKAAVEAGVKIIDVEEDSLARFYGQPPMLSAYAYLTEAGFKVNLNVRLAELAVQKVREWINYYDWAESPFKGFDYMVVKHRMPGGAFPSSFEQAEKNGFLHLMPYILELMSYYNRIVKYFDVTPGSQITWVTCSGIVNRYSKEHGEAGVRHILDLLRRFVEEKNCDFEAMSEEEKEELLELFKTAPGDFKNLILGKYGRLPAGWPDEWVYRSAFGEEWQEKLKERTEASPLETVPELDLEAARAELRRELGREPTEEEFIIYLMHPKDALAFFEFFEKYGEASYVLPTPVFRYGLRKPGDKVEFYFMGKPYTIELVSVGAEHDGIMHVVVKVNNKTRVFEVATPRVKKKEVRMAKGPNEIGSPIKGNVWRLGNPKRGELKVGDIYHKGEEMANLEAMKMETPIYAPFECVVEEICVKVNESVVEGQLLFVVKPLEEYRPKEVPANLGEEVKD
- a CDS encoding acetyl-CoA carboxylase biotin carboxylase subunit encodes the protein MSGKIRKILVANRGVPAVRIMQTCRDLKIPTVAVYSTPDRLSLHVFMADEAVHIGEGPPLKSYLNMDRIIEAALQTGADAIHPGWGFLAENAEFAQRVIDAGLTWIGPSPRIISLMGDKKAAKELAKRANLPTIPGIEDPQSPEAVLEWMERERVEFPIMLKAALGGGGKGMVKVESAEELPQKFSHAQSEAYKAFGDSSLIAEKYIQRGRHVEVQVVADRHGHVVHLFERECTIQRRNQKIIEETPAPSLDDDLRQEICFTAVRLMREIGYDSAGTVEFLLDSETRKFYFLEVNTRLQVEHGVTELATGLDIVDLMIQIAEGKPLPFHQRDIQSNRWAIECRLTAEDPRTFTPSFGTITRLQIPDGPNIRISTGVYEGAEIPPYYDSMFMLIMSAGADRDQAIRVMDRALSRGLRVEGVKTIAPLLISIIRHPKFRAGEFSTRFIEEHLEELVSAFKEFDPDEEVLKIARYVAEISALGPQSWM
- a CDS encoding MarC family protein; the encoded protein is MRPETLAYLGFLLQVFVGFVAIMNPIGNTPIYLSLVEDFSEAERLRVARTAVLWAFFIVTVFTLGGNLIFRLFGITLPAFRIAGGILLFMIAYHLVRARRSHQHHPTEEEEEESPEDIAVTPLATPILAGPGTITTALSLVGRKTDPVKILTVIGVFGLVCLLTYLCFVYGEALTKRLRPYWVGVMTRLMGLILAVIAVQMVLEGLSEVLPQMFIK
- a CDS encoding carbohydrate porin, coding for MRRLLFCCLIGFLFFGAWGASWAADPEVEELKRMLRQVMEENRRLAQRVEELERRLADYEKRSAKEARVEVPSEKRPWYERVEVGLSAAGLVQGLVGADKELANLHAHGGREPAGASDLVLTDEDKAYGAASVDLSFSAEFSPRDRAYVLLEMGSGKNPEAEVPSFSGIVDEGLSMVPVETEDGDVRVSEAWYERDWRLSWGKLRLRAGKIDVTTEVDQNEYANDELGQFMSPVFVNNAAVEWASYSFGVVAALEAERWSFTLGYEDANSDWDNLFDYPFLVAQLAVSPRLWGRPGNYRFYLWYQGEKHLEWDDLEDYFAKGIEPENDEPAWGFGVSFDQEVAEGMGIFFRYGWRGDELVGYWNTGLEDLDFSYGFEQSASLGVSISGARWGRGEDRLGLGLAWFGISDAYEDYWEGQGVYARRLVLDPHMHRHEARDEWHLEVYYRFQASDHLALTPDFQYTWNPAGLEDDGFWVFSLRGVWEY